The window tatagtatattaaATACTTTGTTAACAGATCAAGTCAAAATTGGGTACAAAGTTAGAATTAGATCTGACTAAAACAGTTTATTGTTCCTATTATCCATACCTACCTATTCTTTGTGTGTGAGTGAAGATGGGTTAACAGGTCTAATTTTCCCAATCAACCCTTATCTTGCTTCCGATTTAAAGGCGTCATTGTCAACATATTGTCATGAAGGTGAAGATGGCATGGTGGCTAAGAGAGGGTAATTACCATTTTCAATATTTTGGATGCTAAAACTAGGGTTGTAGGAGAACTAAACCTAGGAATTTTGGATAAGTCTACTTTTGGGGCAATGCCACCTTCAAACTTTCTCCCTTGCTCACATAATTTATTAGACATGGAAAAATTGGACCCAACtcaaagttgaaattttttgacCTAAAGTAAAAACCAGTTAACTCGTGACCCGACCTTTTTTATGGATTGGATTGGGTCAACCCATTTCACCTGTGGCTCGAcctattttcaaaacaaatttattattattatttttaatatcacATGACCTCAAACATCTAGTGTTTAAAACCATTGGCCTTGAATACACGTGCATGGTTGAGTAAAAAGGGGGTGCTTATTAGTTGATAATGTTTAATGCTATTGCAAGTGTGTGTGCATATAATATATGTTATATGTAGACTATAAATAGTGATATAGGGCAAGGAACATATATGAAATAAGAGGATTAGTGGTGCTATCTTGATTGATAAATTTGGTACAtatgaaaaaaggaaaattattaaatactgcaggagtaccataaatgtgtactctctctctcacattaattgtgggtcccaccataaatttaattaataggaCCTACAGTTATGTGAGAGGAGGAGTACGCATTTGTGATACTCCGAGAATACTTAATAATTACCCATGAAAGAAGCAGAAaggtaatgattttttttttccaactcatAACATGTGTGATCTTCCAAATGAGACATCATTTATTAGTAATGAGACATGCATCATGAAATAAGAGGGTTAGTGATGCCATCTTAATTGATAAATTTGGTGCATATTAAAGAAGCAGAAAggtaatgaaatttttttctaattttgtaaTATCTAACTCATAACATGTGCGATCTTCTAAATAAGACATCATTTATTAGTAATGAGAGATGcatcataaaattaattttttatggtgaTGACATCATGATATCATTAGTGAATGGTGAACTCtgaattgtttaaattcaagaatcattttattttttaaatgttttttaagtattttattatttttgttcatttatttattttttctatgaaaaaaataagggtGAACCCAACCCGCTTACAACCCATTAAGGATAATCTGTTTTGACCTGAATCAAATTAACCTGACTCATTTGCCTTGACTATAATTTATTAGGGTGGACAATAAGGggattttatttaatgaaagaGTACTATTGTTTTTAGACCAACAAATGAGAATAAGCTAGGGGGCCAAAATAATCTCTTTCTAAACCTTGGGCCACAGAGAGTGGAAGACTAGAGATGGGTACCGATCcagtcaaattaaaaaacagacCAATGGGTCACAAGATGGGCAGGAACATCAAATTCTTTaataaaaggagaaaagaagtTATCAAAAGTATCAAAACAGTTTAAGGTGAGTTCAATATTAGCAATTTAAGCTTTATAGTATGTTAAGATTTGGTAATTCTTGaataagtttgaattttttatgagctatttggttaatttttttctttcaaatctttATATGCAAAAATAAGGATTacgattaaatttttttacctattCATTAATATCATACAAATGCTTAGTTATTAAGTTATATGTAAACCACTACGCACCCTTAGCATGATAATCACTCTACAAATACAAAGTTTCTGTGGGGTGGAGGGCCGGGGTAAAAGCCGAGGTTCATGTCTTATATGTAATTTATCACATATTATGTAATAAATCACATATGTGattttttcccttaaaataatcatatatgTGATTTGTTTTTAACTAAAGGAATAATATAAAAGCATAGGTTTAGTcacatatgtgattttttttttccttaaaataatcatatatgtgatttttttttaactaaaggaataaaattaaaaaaaaaaaaagcaagtttATCCATATTATTATCATGctgacaaatttaaataaacatttcttttatatatatatactaatctCATCACACGtgcatgagattttttttttggtttagtgtcataattttccttGTATAACCAAATTTTCTATAATACTTTTCATATAGTGCACAGAATTTCATAAAGTTACCAATTCACAATATATGTAGTTAATAAAGTatgatacataatataattcaatTGCGAACgtagtatataaattttgtttataggCTTACCAAATTTGAGAAAAACGTTTGACCATTGAGAAGAATTCAGTATATTAAATAGAGAGTGCTGAACAAGATAGTGTCAATTAGAAATAGGATgaaagaataaagaagaaaCTGAAGAAATATTGTTAGTTTTTAGTTAGAGGGATTTAATGTTATTAGAATTTTTCCTTATGCATTCCACTATGTGAAGAAAGGGAAGAGAGGAACAAATGAAATAGGAAGTTTTTTTTAGGAAGTAGCAATTGGTTTCTCcgttggttatttatttatttattattatttattttttttttttttttgaagtgatgcgggtagttttctttttatagaatGTGAGATAGTTGTTATCTTTGATAGGAGCATGGGGTCTTTTTTTATAGGACATGCGGTAGGggacttttcttctttttttttttttttttttttttttttttttggaacatggGGTAGCTTTTTTTCAGGAATTTGGGGTAGTTATCTAGTGGAGAGTTTTTACTCtgtaagatttttatttttaattttgggtttggcttacctttaatacttttttaactggacatattattttgttttaaatatacaatggcaAGTGGTAATTAGTTTTaatcttcacattttatttaattagtggaTGATATAACAgtcttttattaaaacaaaatgaaattcttTCTAAAAAAGTACTAGAGCTAAACCAAACCCTTTAATTTTTGtctatttacaattttaatcTCATTTCTTACGTTTTAGGaataatgataaattaattaaattaaggatATTTTTGGAAGTCAAAAAAGGTAATATCTAACTTTCCAAATCCTctctatataaaaagagaaagctttttttaattatttaaatattaaataaaatttcagatGAAAAGTATAGGATACATTCAACAAACGTATGATCAATGGTGTTTTAGCAAAAATGTTTTCATCCTATGATCACATTTAATAGGCATATTTGGTCATTAGTTACCAGAAAAACAATATGAAATTGAAATCATTTActtaatttgaaataaaatatgctGATCATACCACTCCAAGCTTGGCCTTAATGTGTTTGATACAATCCATAGAGAATATCATGTTTGATACCATGATTGGCTGATATTCGACTCCTTCAGCCCCAGACCTTATCGGTGTTCGATCATCTTCGACCAATGTACTCTTTAACATGCTCCAACCAAAATCAGATACAGAGTtaaagatgaaggaacaaagttGAGATACTCTTCCAAAAACACTTTCTCTGCCACTTTCTGGCTCTGAGCATTGGTGAGAAGGAAATGTTAGGGGAAGAGAAGGATTATCAGCCTTTTGAAGACAAGAAAGAAGTGCACCCATGAAAGAGTAGCCATCACCAAGCGCATGGTGAAGCATGAATATGATAGTACCAGCTGCATTGCTTGTTGGATATTTAACCATGTGAATTTCCCATAGTGGTTTGTTCTGTGAAAAATGCTCCATTGCAATGTTTGATATATAATCTTCAAGATATTCATCATATGAGGTGGGTAACAAGCCAGTAGGGAAAATAGGAAAATTAACGTGCTCTTCAAGCTTCACCTCAACCCTTTTCCATTGTTTCTCACCTTTTCTATCCTTAACCTGTTCACAAATTCTCACTACTTAGTGCCAGTTTTAAAGGGAATAATGTGAGAACCTTAAAAagcagcatctgaatacccaatTAACCTTCCATGCATTTTTGTTTGTGTATTtcataaaagaggaaaaagaagacaGAATCATATTATTTTCCAAGAAAAACAATATTGAGAAAAGTAGATAACATCACCATGATGGAGGAGAAGCGTGTATTGATGGGCAGGAACACATCATTGAGCAATGATATGGCACGCGCTTCGTTGATTTCAATTGGTACCTCACTTTGCATGACACCGATAATAGATACTGACAGCACAGAGCTGTTGAAGTATTTTAATTTGACAACAGTTTAGTCGCAGATTTGTGGC of the Quercus robur chromosome 10, dhQueRobu3.1, whole genome shotgun sequence genome contains:
- the LOC126703637 gene encoding wax ester synthase/diacylglycerol acyltransferase 11-like — encoded protein: MQSEVPIEINEARAISLLNDVFLPINTRFSSIMVKDRKGEKQWKRVEVKLEEHVNFPIFPTGLLPTSYDEYLEDYISNIAMEHFSQNKPLWEIHMVKYPTSNAAGTIIFMLHHALGDGYSFMGALLSCLQKADNPSLPLTFPSHQCSEPESGRESVFGRVSQLCSFIFNSVSDFGWSMLKSTLVEDDRTPIRSGAEGVEYQPIMVSNMIFSMDCIKHIKAKLGVTVNGVITGIIFLGTRLYMQGISNKSTKSHSTALVLLNTRTMSGYKSIEEMLKPNSKVPWGNQFAFLHVPMLELKDHKSQNPLDFVLAASKIINKKKSSLGVYLTGRFLEIVKKLRVPEVYS